The following is a genomic window from Amycolatopsis acidiphila.
CCGGCTACGGGGGCATCGAGAACGTCGTCGCAACTTTGGTGGCGGAGCTGCGCGAACGCGGTGTCCGGGTGGTCCTGGCGACGGTCGGCACGAGCACGCTTCGTGCCGAGGAAACCATTTTCCGTCACGAGGAACCACAGTTCCCGCAGTTGCAGCTGCCCTACAACCGCGTGATGGGCTGCGTGCTGGCCCATATGCAACAGGTGGTGCGGGAACTGTCCCGGCGGGACGACATCGACCTCGTGCACGACCACGTCGAAGCGGTGGGCCCGGCGATCCTGTCGGCGATGGGCACGGGGGCGCCGCCCACCCTGCACACACTGCACTGGGACCTGGCCAAGCATCCGGCGTTCTACGAGGAGTTCGACGGCGGCGGCCGCCTGTTCGTCAACGGCGTCTCGGCGGCGCAGCTGGCCAGAGCGCCGGCGGCACTGCGCGCGCACAGCGTGGGACACGTGCACCTGGCGACCCCGCTGGCGTATCGAAGGGGTGCGGCGGCCGAGAAGGGGCGGTACGCGGTGGTGCTCGGGCGCATCACCGCCGGCAAGGGACAGCACATCGCCGCGCGGCTGGCCCACCGCGTCGGCATGGACGTCGTGCTCGCCGGCCCGGTGGGGCCGTACGACCAGCCGGCCGCGCTCGACCCGGCGCTCGCCGGGGATGCGGACGCTGTGCGGAATCCCGACGTTCGCTACTGGCGGGACCAGGTACAGCCGCTGGTTGACGGCGACCGGGTGCGCTGGCTGGGTTCCGTGGGCGCGGCCGAACGTGACGACCTGCTGGCCCGGGCCGCCGTGAGCCTGTTTCCCCTGCAGTGGGAGGAACCGGGCGGCACCGCCGTGGTCGAGTCGCTGGCCCTGGGCACCCCGGTGGCCGGATACCGGCGGGGCTGCCTGCCCGAGCTGATCGACGACGGGCTCACCGGAGTGCTGGTGGAGCCGGGCGACGAGGACGGCCTGGCCGCGGCGATGCACGCCGCCCGGCGGCTGGATCCGCGAGCGTGCCGCCTGGTCGCCGTGGCCCGGTTCTCGCCCGCTGTGATGGCCGACCGGTACCTCGAGCTCTACGAGCGGGTGCGCCGCGCGGGCGAAGCCGTCGTCCGGCCGAAGGTGAATACCGCCTGCAGGACGTGCCGCCTGCGCTGAACGAGTGCCTCGAGCAGGGCGGGCGCTTCTTCGACGGGCACCACGTCGGTCACGACGTGCTTCCTGACGGCCGCGCCATCCGCACCCCACAGCAGATCGATCGTCCTGGCCGACAACCGTTCCCGGTCCCACTCGTGCGCCAGGCCCCTGGGCACGCGGCCGATCTGCGCGCACCGCACGGTGAGTCCGTTGTGGTGGAACTCCTCGCCGAGCCGCACGGCAGCCGCACCGTCCTGGTAGAAGGCCAGGTCGATCACCGTGCCCTGGGGCCGCACCGCGCGCAGGGCGAGCGCGAGGCTCGCCGGCCGGCCTCGGCACTGGAAGACCACGTCCGCGCCCCGGTCTCCGGGGCCGTGCCGCCACCGGGTCTTGAGCAGGACGGCCGGATCCACCGTGCCGGGGTCGAGGGCCTCGAAGCCGAGCGCCTCGGCCACGGCGCGACGTTCGGGCGTCGGCTCGACGAGCACGACCTCCTGCGCCCCGTGCCACCGGGCGAACAACGCGGTCAGCAGCCCGACCACCCCGGCGCCGGTCACCACCACCACACGCTCGCGCACGCCGTCGGCCAGCGAACGCACGTCACTGCCCTGCAGATCCGCGGCCGCGTGCAGTAACCCGTTCGCGCAGATCGGCCCCAGATGGGCGACGTAGATGCCGAGCAGCGGCTCGAGGTCCGCGGGCAGGCGGACCATCCGGTCCGACCGCGGATCGGCCCGGTAGGCGCTGCGGTGGCCGTAGGTCATCGCGACCAGCTCGCCCGTCTCGAACGCCGGGTCGCGGCTGCCGACCACGGTGGCGACCTGCATGTAGCCCCACCGGCGCACCGGGTAGTCCTGCCCTGGCCGCCGGGAGTCGAACAGGGCGAGTTCGCTGTCCCAGCCGATGTGCAGGCTCGGATGGGTGCCCTTGACGAAGCTCAGGTCCGTGCCCGCGGACAGTCCACTGTAGAGGGTGCGGACGTCGACGAGACCCTCGGGCAGTGCCGGTTCGGGCGGTGCGGCCGCGAGCGCGACGCGCCCCGGGCGTTCCACGACGAGCACTCGTTCCTCACGGGACATCGGCACCGCCCTCGAGTCGCACCGTCCTCCGTTGCGTGGCCGCGCAGGCGATCGCGCAGGCGAGCCGGTGTGTCCGCAGAGCGTCGGTGTACGGCGTCCGCACGGTGTCGGTACGGCCGAGTACGGCATCAACGAAGTCCCGGTCGGCCGCGCGTTTCGCGGCGTCCCGATCGACAGGTCGCGCCCGCGGTGGCTCGGAGCCGTCGCGGATCTCCAGTGTGTCCTCACCGAGGGACAGGGCCAGATCGTCGGCGAAGATCTCCAGGCCGGCGCGGTGTTTCCAGCCCAGTAGGCAGGTCGCCGCCAGCGTTCCGACGGCGCCACCGGCGAAACGCAGGGTGGCCACGGTCGCGCCGTCGACGTCTCCGCCCGGGGCGGTGCCGTCGGCGAAGGCGTGCACCTCGGCGACCTCGCCGACGAGCAGCCGCGCGAGATCCAGCACGTGGATCGCCTGCTCGACGACCTGGCCGCCGGACTGTGCGCGGTGGACCCACCACGGCACCGGCGGAACCTTGTCCAACCACGTGCCGAGCGCCAGCCGCACCGGCCGGCCCGCCAGGACCTGCCGGGCCTGCTCGACCGCCGCCGAGTACCGCCAGTGGTGTCCCACCGACGCGAGGACGCCCGCGCGATCGAGTGCCGTGGCCACCCCTTCGGCGACCGTGTCGTCGAGCGCGATCGGTTTCTCCACGAACAGCGCGATCCGGGCGGCCGCCAGGGTTTCCTCGGCGGGTCCGTGCGCGTCCGGCGGAACGCAGACGTAGGCCGCGTCGACGCCCGCCTCGACCAGCCCGGGGACTTCCGGTACCGCGCGCAGGCCGAATTCGGCGGCGAAGGCCTGTGCCCGCCCGGGGTCGGTGTCGGTCACCGCCACGAGTTCGGCGTCGACGAACCCGCTCAGCATCCGGGCGTGCCGCATGGCCACCCCGCCCGCTCCGACGAACCCGATCCGGCACCCTGTCACGGCGACTCCTTTGCAGCGGGCTTCCCGTCGTGCGCGCGCTGAAACGGGCGGTCAGCGGCGGGCCGCGGTCCCTGACCGTCTACGAGGAACGCATTCAGGACCGTAGGCGGGTGCTGTCCCTGAGCATCACTTCGCCGCGCACGGTCATCGACCGGGGGCGCCGGCGCGCCGTGTCGGTCAGGACCATGCGCATCGCGGTCTTCCCCATTTCCTCCAGGGGGAGGCAAACCGTGGTGAGGGCGGGCACGTGGTCCTTGACGGTGACGATGTCGTCGAAGCCGGCGACCTGAACGTCCTGGGGGACACGCATTCCCCGGTCCCGCAGGCACGCCATCGCCCCGATGGCCATAACGTCGTTCACCACGAGGAGGCACATCCCGTTCCGGCCCCGCGCCAGCCCGAACTCGTCGACAAGACGCCGGCACGCGTCGAACCCACCGTCTCGGGTGAACTCGCCCGGGACCATCGCGACGGGCTCCAGCCCATGGCGCCGAAGCGCTTCGGTGAACCCGGTGGTCCGGTCTACCGCGGTCCGCAACTCCACCGGCCCGGTCAGTACAGCGAACCGGCGATGCCCCTGTCCGACGAGGGCCTCGGCGAGCGCGGCGGCACCCGCGCGGTTCTCCGGTACCACCGAGTCCACGCCCGGCCTGGCCTGGCCGATGACGGCCACCTGCCCACCCAAATCGTGGTAACGCTTGAGCTCCGAGCTCAACAGGCGGTCGTGCTCGCTGCGGCGGGTCAGCTGTGACCCCACGAGGATGAGCGCATCGGCACGGTGTGAGATGAACGACGTGACGGCTTCGAGTTCGGCGCCGAGGTCGCCTTCGGTGCAGGACAGCAGCACCTGCCGGTCGTGCTCGCGCGCGACATGCTGCACGCCGCGCGCTATCGAGGAGAAGTACGGGTCGGCGATGTCCCGCACCACCAGTCCGACCAGTCCGGTCAACGATCGGGCGAGCGCTTGTGCCTGCGCGTTCGGGACGTAGCCCAGTTCGGCCGCGGCCTTGCGGACCCGTTCGGTCAGGCCCGCACCGGGGATGCGCGGCGACCCGTTCAGCACCCGCGATGCGGTCGCCTGGGATACCCCGGCATGCCGGGCCACCTCGAGCAGCGTTACCGGCCGCATAATTCTCCTCACTGTCGCCGATCGACGTTCAGTATCGCACCACCTCCAGTAGCGGCCAGGGTGTTCGGGCCGGGTCCGGCCGCAGGCCGGAACGCGTGGGGCACCCACTCCAGCCCCGGGTGCTCGGCCAACGCCACGATCCATTCGGCGTACTCGCGGTGCGCCGGCGGCCGGCGGATCGTGGCCACCAGCCGGTGGTCGCCGCCGGCGAGCGACACGTCCGCGCCCTGTCCCATCGGCGGCCGGTGCTGGGTCGGCATGATCATCGACGGTTGGCTGCCGAGCACGAACTCGCCGTCCAGCCACACGCGGATGTCCTCGGAACAGTTGAACATCAGCCGGCCCTCGACGGCACGGTCGAGGCGGATCGTGTAGCGAATGACGAGAATCAGATCCTCGAACTCCGCCCGGGGCCACCTGACCCAGGTGCCGGGAACGGTCAGCTGCCGTGCGTTGGCAGGCATCGGCGGCTCGGGTGAGCCTGCCGGCCGCAGCGACGAGATGTCGCGCTCGCCCCAGACCTGGCCATAGGGGGAGGACCAGCCGACCGACACCGGGATCGTGTAGGGCGTGGGATCGAACGCGCAGTCGTCACCGCGGTCCGGCCACACCCCGGTGAGTGCGTCCCGCAGCTTCGACACCTGGTCGGTGAACTCGTCCAGCGACGCCGGCGGGTCGATGCCGACGACCTCCCGGTTGAGGACCAGGTGCTCGCCGATGGGGGCGAGCCACTTCGCCGGGATCGTGTCCGGCTCGATGATCGCCATCAACGCGCCGACGGACGCGGTCGAGCTGTCGGTGTCGGCGCCACAGCCGTTGGTGATGGTGATGGCCTTGTCGAAGTCACCTTCGGACATGAGCCAGCCCAGCACGACGAAACCGGTGTTGATCCGGGTGTCGGTGAAGTCGCACGGACCGTACTTGCCGAGGATGAGCGACATCACCTCCTCCCAGTCGTGCCCTTCGGACACCCACACCCGGGTGTCGTGCACGACCTGCCGGATCCGGCTGCTGATCGGCAGCAGCGCGGATGCCTTGTCCAGCAAGCGATCCGGGTCGCTCTCGACAAAGGCGTGCGACTGGAGCGCGGCCATGAACACCGCTGCCCAGATGCCGTCCCCGGCGTGGTCGAAGCAGGCGTCCTCGTAGGCGTAAGCGGCGGCGCGTTCCGGTTCCCCGGGAGCCAGGCAGGCCCACAGCTCGGTGCGGATCACCGCGCCTTCGCCGCAGGTGTACCAGTTGTCGAAGGAACCGGTGAACGGCGGGACCAGACCCTCGGCGAGATTCCGCTTGGCGACACCGTATTCGCACCAGGGAAAGCGGATGTGCTCGCGCCAGGCCCGCGCGATGACGTGCCGGTCCACTCGCGGCGCCGCCAGTCCGCTCAGCACCGACGCGTAGACGACCTGCATGTCGAGATCGTCGTTCGGCACCATCCCCTCGGGAACGGGGACGTAGTAGTCGGCGCGGATGGGACCGTCGAGGCCCTCGAACGACTGGCCGAACGAGCCGCCCACCGCCTTACCGCGCCAGCAGGCCAGGACCTTCTCGCGATAACGCTCGATCGAGGAGGGCATTCGGACTCCAGTTCTGTGGTCGATGTGGCCTGGGGACGACGGGTTCACCCCTTCACCGAACCCGCCGTCAGACCGCTGATCAGGTAGCGCTGGACGAAGACGAACACCAGGACGGGCGGCAGGGAGGTCACCAGCCCGGCCGCCATCAGGTTGTTCCACTGTGGCAGCCCGCCGTCTGCCGACGCGCTGACGAACGCCTGGATCCCCACCCCGACGGTGCGGGTGGTGTCCGAGGTCAGGACGCTGGCGAAGAGCACGTCGTTCCAGGCCAGGACGAAGGCGAAGATCGCGGTCACCACCATGGCCGGACGTGCCAGCGGGAACACCACCTTGCGCAGGGTCTGTAACCGGGTGGCGCCGTCCAGCGCGGCGGCCTCCTCCAGCTCCTCCGGGATACTCACCAGGTACCCGGTCAGCATCCAGATCGTGTACGGCAGGCTGAACGACATGTAGGTCAGGATCAGCACCGGCGGGGAGCCGATCAGCTTGACTCCCAGCGCGTTCTGGATCTGCACGTAGATCGCGTAGAGCGGGATCACCAGCACGATTCCCGGCGTCGAGTAGCACGCCAGCAGCGACAGCCGCAGTGCGTCCCGGCCCCGGAACCGGAAGCGCGAGAGGACGTACGCGGCGCCGAAGCCCACGATCGAGGACAGCACCGCGGTGCAGGTGGCGACGACGATGCTGTTCTCCAGGTTGCCGGCCAGGTCGATGACACTCCAGATGTCCACGAAGGCACGCGGCGACAGTCCCTGGACGGACAACGTGGTTCCCGCGACGTCGCTCGGCTGCAACGAGACCAGCACCATGTACCCGATGGGCACGAGCACGAGCAGCAGGAACACCAGCCCGAAGCCGTAGCCGAGCCAGCTGGAAGCGGCGCGGGCCGCCCGTCGGGGCACCACCTGAACCTCAGTCGTCATGGGAGTTGACTCTTCTCAGGTAATAGGCGACCGGAATGAGCAGCACCAGGAGGTTGACGACGGCGATCGCCGACGCGTGCCCGAAGTCGAAGGACGTGAACGAGGTCGTGTAGATGGCGATCGGCAGGACGTTCGCCTGCGGGGGCGGCGGGCTGCCGAAGAGGACGAAGGGCAGCGTGAAGTTGTTGAAGTGGTTGATGGCCGACAGACACGCGGCCAGCGCCAGGGTCGGCCTGATCGCGGGCAGGGTGATCGACCAGAACTGCCGCAGCGTGCCGGCACCGTCGATGGCCGCGGCCTCGTAGTAGTCGTGCGGGACGGACTGCACCACCGCCAGCACCATGATGTAGATGAACGGCCAGCTGGTCCAGATTCCGGTGATCACCAGCGCCCAGAACGAGTTCGGGCCGATGAGCCAGATGGTGTCGGGCGAGCCGAGCCCGGTCGCGCCCAGGAACCTGTCGACCAGGCCGGTTTCGGTCTGGAACATCAGGCGCCAGATCAACGCGCTGGCGAACGCCGGCAGGATGAACGGCAGCAACATCACCGTGCGCAGCAGGGACCTGCCCCGGAGCCGCCGGTTCGCCAGCAGTGCCGCGCCGATGCCGATCGGTATCGCCACCGCGGTGGTCAGGACGCTGAAGAACACGCTCGTGCGCAGCGACTTCAGGACCGACAGCGGCCCGGACGGGGCCAGTACATCCAGATAGTTGAGCAGGCCACGCAGGTGTGTCGCGGTGATCTCACCGATGGTGAACTGGTTCAGTGCCGTCAGGCTGATGAACACCGCGAGCGCGAGCGGGAGGTAGGTCACCACCGCCATCAGCAGGAAGCTGGGCGACATCAGCCAGTACGGGACCCGGCGGGCGGCCGGGCGGCGGCGGCGACGCTGCGGCGTTGGCGTGTCCGCCTGCTGCTTGTCCAGAACGGCCCTGGTCATCGTCTCTCACTCTCCAGCGCCGTGGTCAGGGCCTGGTTGGCCGTGACGAGCCGGGCCTTGAGCGCGCCGGGATCATAGGTTCCGCCGGCGGCCAGCTCGGCGAAACTCGGCTTCACCGCGGTCGAGAGCAACGGCGAGACCTGCGCGAAGGATGGCGACCACGGTGTCGGCGCCGCGTTGGTGGCGGAGTCGTAGATGGTCTTCCACACTCCCTGCCGCGTCTCGGGATGGGCCGTGAAGGTCTCGGTGGTGATGGGAAGCCCGCCGACCTCCTGCCACGTCAGCCGCTGCACGTCGGGATCGCCCATCATCCTGGCGAGTCCGAGTGCCAGCTCCCTTTTGCTGCTGTACTTGGAAATGGCCCAGGTCGCGCCGCCGAAGTAGCTCTGCACGGGCCGCGTGCCGGCGGGTAACGCCGGCCGGCCGTAGGGCACCGTCGGGTTGCCCGCGAGCGCCCAGTCGCCGGCGACGCTGGTGCCGGCCATGCTGCTGATCGCCTGGGTGAAGCCACAGGCGAACATCGCCGTCCGCCCGGAGGTGAACTGCTTCACCTGCTCGGCCGAAACATTCGTGGCGTCCCGTTTGCCGGCGATCCGGTACTTCGCGATCCAGTCCAGCCAGAAGGTCGTCGCCTCGAACACCTCGGGTGAGTTCAGCTGCGACCTGGTCCCGTCCGGACTGATCAGCTGGCCGCCCAGCTGCGCGGCGAGCAGCCAGATCACGTGCCACGGCTCGGAAGCCTCCGCAGCACCCATCCCGACCGCGTACCGGTCCTGCTCCGGCGCGGACAACTGCCGGCCGACGTCGACGAAGTCCGTCCAGGTGGTCGGGGCAGCCGTGATACCCGCCTCCTGGAACTTCTTCCTGTTGTAGTACATGGCCATCGTCGAGGCGTAGTAGGGGATGGCCACCAGTTCGGTTGTGCTCCGGCCGCATGCCGCCAGCGCCGACGGCAGGTACCGGTCCTTCCCGCCCACCGCGGCCCAATCGCTGTCCGAGAGCACCTCGAACACGCCGACGGCCTGGCCGGTGGGCAGTGTCTGCGGGCTGACCTCGAAGATGTCCGGCCCGTCCCGGCTGGTCGCGGCGGTGATGACCGAGGTGGTGACCGCCGAGCCGAGCGTCACGACGTTGAACTTCGCCGAAGCACCGGGATACGCGGCCTCGAACTTCCTGCGCATCAGATCGAGTATGCGTCGCTGGCCGGCCGGCGCGGTGGGACTTTGCGCCACCTGGACGATGACCTGGTGGGGGTCGGAGCCTCGCCCGCAGGAGCTGAGCAAGGACGTTCCGGCCACCCCGGCGAGGCCCAGCCCGCCGATCTTGAGCACGCTCCGCCTGGACACGGGTTGCCCGGCCGGTGGTGCGAGCCGATCCGGGGTGGTCTCCTGCGCCATGCTCCACGCTCCTTTGTGGACTTCCTGCTTCGTTGCAGACAGGAGTGCCATACGTCATCGGTGCTTCCCCGCGGCTTCCGGAGACGACCTGGCCGGTCGAGGTACCGTTGCGCATTCAGCGACCGGTGCTGGTGACGGAGTCGTCCGGCACAGCCCGGCCCAGCTCTGTCGGAATGCGCTTTCCCGAAGTTTTGCATGTTGCTTGATCCACTGTCAATATCCGGGTGCACACCCGCTCCGGTCATGGCACGGGCGCCGGTCATCACGTAGGTTCTGAGTTCGGATGCCGATGCGCATCCGGCTCACCGGTTGGGTGCGTTCAGGCGGAACTGGCGCCACAGCGAGGGTCTCGCAGCGACAAGGCAGGAGAAGCGATGGGGTCACCGGCGCAGGATCGTCGCGATCTGTTCACCCGCTACGACCTCGGTGTCTCACCGTTCTGGTCCGAAGCCACGCCGCAGGAGCAGGACGCCCAGCGCGACTGGCACGCGACCATCGCCGCCCGCGGCAACGTCCGGTTCGGTCATCAGTCCTTCGTTTCACCGCTTGCCGCCGTGTACGCGGACAACCTCGTGATCGGCGACCACAGCTACCTCGCCGCACACGTGTACGTCTACGGTGATCACGAGATCGGCGAGAACTGCACGCTCAACCCGTTCTCGGAGCTACGGGGCCTGGTCCGCATGGGCGACGGCGTACGGGTCGGCGCGCACACCTCCATCCTCGGCTTCAACCACCGCATGGAGCCGGACGAACCGATCTATCGGCAGGGGTTGACCCACAAGGGGATCACGATCGGCGACGACGTCTGGATCGGTTCGCACGTGGTCATCGTCGACGGCGTCACCATCGGCGCGCACAGCGTGATCGGGGCCGGTTCCGTCGTGACCAAGGATGTTCCCGCGTGGACGGTGGCCGCGGGGAATCCCGCACGGCCCATCCGGGACCGGCGCTCGGCATCGTCGAAGGCGCCGAAGGATCTGGGTATCAGGTTGCACCGGCTGGGCGAAAAGGCCCGTGAGCAGGCCGCCGAGGTACTGGCACGCTGCTGGCACGGTGACGCCGCGAGCGGGACCTTCCTGGATCACCCGGGCGCCTCGCGCACCCTGCGCGCGTGGTGCGACGCGACCGAACTGGCGGACCTGCTGCTCGGTTCAGCGCCACCGCAGACCGCCAAGGATCGTATCGTCGACCTGTTGCGATCGAACCAGGATCCGGAGACCGGCCTGGTGCCTGAACTCTCGGACACGGGAACGCCCGGCTCGGCCGCGCCCTCGATGGACGGCCATGCCCCGGTGAACTACCACGTCCTGGCCGCCGGGTACGCCCTGGAACTGCTCGGCTCGCGCTTCCCGCACCCGATTCGTTCGGTGGCCGACCTTTCCGCCGTCGAGCTGCGGACGAGGTTGGACCAGCTGCCCTGGGGCGAGGAAGGCTGGCGTGCGGGTTCCTGGGTGGACTCCGTCGGCACGGCGTTCCACCGGAACCAGGCCGACTTCGGCATGGCCGGTGAGGTCGAGACGTTGTTCGGCTGGCTGCTGTTGCGTTGCGACCGCGCCACCGGTCTGTGGGGGCGTCCCGACGACCGCAGCCGCTGGCTGGAGCCGGTCAACGGGTTCTACCGTCTCACGCGGGGCACGTTCGCCCAGTTCGGCGTGCCACTTCCGTACCCCGAGCGCACCATCGACAGCGTGCTCGCCCATGCCGTCGACGAGACCTATTTCCGGGCCGACCGTGGCACCGCGTGCAACGTCCTGGACGTGATCCACCCCCTTTGGCTCTGCGCCAGGCAAACCGGACATCGCCGCGCGGAGGGGGAGCGATGGGCACGAGCACAGCTGGACCGGGTGCTGAGGTCGTGGCAGGACGGCGCCGGTTTCAGTTTCGCGCTCGAGACCGGGCATGGTCCCGAGCGCACACCCGGTCTGCTGGGGACCGAAATGTGGTTGTCCATCACCTGGTTGCTCGCCGACCAGCTGGGACTGAGCGACTCGCTCGGCTATCGGCCGCGGGGGGTACACCGGCCGGAACCACAGGCCGGTGTACCCGGCCGGAGGCGGTGAGGCTGGACTGGGAAAGCGCATTCCCGTAGGGTCCCGGAAGGTGGTGGAGAGACCGGAGGTGGCAGACGTGGCCGAGCTGGACATCGTGATCGCGATGACCCCTGAGTTCACCGAACGGACGCTGTCGCCGGCCCTGCGTGAACGACTCGCGACGTTCGGCCGGGTCCGGGTTTCCCCGTCACCGGCCGACCACCACACACCGGCCGCCCGGGAACTGCTCGCCGGCGCCGATGTGGTGATCACCGGTACCGGGACGGCGCTGCTCGACGATGCGACACTCGCGGCCGCACCGCGGCTCGAGGCGATCGTCCACGCGGCCGGTTCGCTGCGACCGGTGGTCACCGCCGCTGCCTTCGAGCGCGGGATCCGGCTGTCCTCCCAGGCCGGGGCCAACGCCTTGCCGGTGGCCGAATACACCCTGGCGATGATCCTGCTGGAGCTCAAGGGGGTCCGGCTCGCCGAGCAGGTGTACCGCGCCGAGCGCGATGAGGTCGACGTCGACAAGCTGCTCGCCGTCAACGGCAACTACGGCCGCCGGGTGGGGATTGTGAGCGCGTCCGCCATCGGCCGCCGGGTGATCGAGCTGCTGCGGCCGTTCGATGTGGACACCGTGGTCTACGACCCCTACCTGAGTGCCGAGGCCGCGGCGGAACTGGGTGCGGCCCGGATGGATCTGCGGTCACTGTTGTCCACATCGGACTTGGTCTCGCTGCATGCCCCGTTGCTGCCCGAGACCCGCGGTATGATCGGCACGACCGAGCTCGCCGCACTGCGCGACGGCGCGATCTTGGTCAACACCGCCCGAGGTGCGCTGGTCGACCAGCAGGCGCTGATCCGAGAGCTCGTCGAGGGCCGTATCCGTGCGGTCATCGATGTCACCGATCCCGAAGTGCCCGAACCGGGATCTCCACTGTGGAGTCTGGACAACGTGGTGCTCACGCCGCACGTGGCCGGATCACGCGGTCTCGAACTGCACCGGATCGGTGAGCGCGCGGTCGCCGAGGTCGGCCGCCTCGCCCGCGGCGAACCGCTGGCTCACGAGGTCACGCGCGAGGCGTACGCCATCAACGCCTGACAACTCGGGATCTGCCTTCGAGAACTGGGGGTGCACCGCTCCTCCACCGCACGGAGCGGAGGAGGAGCGGTGCTTCAGCGTCAGCTCACGCGGCGTATTTCGTACC
Proteins encoded in this region:
- a CDS encoding hydroxyacid dehydrogenase, with translation MAELDIVIAMTPEFTERTLSPALRERLATFGRVRVSPSPADHHTPAARELLAGADVVITGTGTALLDDATLAAAPRLEAIVHAAGSLRPVVTAAAFERGIRLSSQAGANALPVAEYTLAMILLELKGVRLAEQVYRAERDEVDVDKLLAVNGNYGRRVGIVSASAIGRRVIELLRPFDVDTVVYDPYLSAEAAAELGAARMDLRSLLSTSDLVSLHAPLLPETRGMIGTTELAALRDGAILVNTARGALVDQQALIRELVEGRIRAVIDVTDPEVPEPGSPLWSLDNVVLTPHVAGSRGLELHRIGERAVAEVGRLARGEPLAHEVTREAYAINA
- a CDS encoding acyltransferase, with translation MGSPAQDRRDLFTRYDLGVSPFWSEATPQEQDAQRDWHATIAARGNVRFGHQSFVSPLAAVYADNLVIGDHSYLAAHVYVYGDHEIGENCTLNPFSELRGLVRMGDGVRVGAHTSILGFNHRMEPDEPIYRQGLTHKGITIGDDVWIGSHVVIVDGVTIGAHSVIGAGSVVTKDVPAWTVAAGNPARPIRDRRSASSKAPKDLGIRLHRLGEKAREQAAEVLARCWHGDAASGTFLDHPGASRTLRAWCDATELADLLLGSAPPQTAKDRIVDLLRSNQDPETGLVPELSDTGTPGSAAPSMDGHAPVNYHVLAAGYALELLGSRFPHPIRSVADLSAVELRTRLDQLPWGEEGWRAGSWVDSVGTAFHRNQADFGMAGEVETLFGWLLLRCDRATGLWGRPDDRSRWLEPVNGFYRLTRGTFAQFGVPLPYPERTIDSVLAHAVDETYFRADRGTACNVLDVIHPLWLCARQTGHRRAEGERWARAQLDRVLRSWQDGAGFSFALETGHGPERTPGLLGTEMWLSITWLLADQLGLSDSLGYRPRGVHRPEPQAGVPGRRR